The Streptomyces tendae genome has a window encoding:
- a CDS encoding ADP-ribosylglycohydrolase family protein, with the protein MTRESTEDRTSTPSLAERITGALVGAAVGDALGGPVEGYSPEQITERHGGRVHGVVGPWNGDAWRTARPVAPYHKGDGHVTDDTLMTHALVRVYARVRDHLDAYAVADHLVPDLMTNPRWIPELEAETLPLHRIFLAEKWLVARLHYGHVDPREAGAGNIVNCGAAMYMAPVGLVNAAHPAAAYAEALDVAGAHQSSYGREAAGVFAAAVAAACAPGATPESVVAACLSLAKDGTREAIERVCAEAERHTDFESALGPLRAAVAPYDTVGPDYRSPSLGARRPSRLHAIEELPVALGMVLVARGDARHAVLGAVNYGRDCDSIATMAGAVTGALGSPVPEEWAKTVAAASRLDLWEPAAALTEVAREVFARDVERRRAHERAFAQLGGAGCSD; encoded by the coding sequence ATGACACGCGAATCCACCGAAGACCGAACAAGCACGCCTTCCCTGGCGGAACGGATCACCGGGGCCCTGGTCGGGGCGGCCGTCGGCGACGCCCTCGGCGGCCCGGTCGAGGGGTACTCCCCCGAGCAGATCACCGAGCGCCACGGCGGCCGCGTGCACGGCGTGGTCGGCCCGTGGAACGGCGACGCCTGGCGCACCGCCCGCCCCGTCGCGCCGTACCACAAGGGCGACGGCCACGTCACCGACGACACCCTGATGACCCACGCGCTGGTCCGGGTGTACGCACGGGTCCGCGACCACCTGGACGCCTACGCGGTCGCCGACCACCTGGTGCCGGACCTGATGACGAACCCGCGCTGGATCCCGGAGCTGGAGGCGGAGACGCTCCCGCTGCACCGGATCTTCCTCGCCGAGAAGTGGCTGGTGGCCCGGCTGCACTACGGCCACGTGGACCCGCGCGAGGCAGGGGCGGGCAACATCGTGAACTGCGGCGCCGCGATGTACATGGCCCCGGTCGGGCTGGTCAACGCGGCCCACCCGGCCGCCGCGTACGCCGAGGCCCTGGACGTCGCGGGCGCCCACCAGTCGTCGTACGGCAGGGAGGCGGCCGGGGTGTTCGCGGCGGCCGTGGCGGCGGCCTGCGCGCCCGGGGCGACCCCGGAGTCGGTCGTCGCCGCGTGCCTGTCCCTGGCCAAGGACGGCACCCGGGAGGCGATCGAGCGGGTCTGCGCGGAGGCGGAGCGGCACACCGACTTCGAGTCGGCACTCGGTCCGCTGCGCGCGGCGGTCGCCCCCTACGACACCGTGGGCCCCGACTACCGCTCCCCCTCGCTGGGTGCCCGGCGCCCATCCCGGCTGCACGCGATCGAGGAGCTGCCGGTCGCCCTCGGCATGGTGCTGGTGGCGCGCGGCGACGCCCGGCACGCGGTGCTGGGCGCGGTGAACTACGGCCGCGACTGCGACTCCATCGCCACGATGGCCGGGGCGGTGACCGGCGCGCTCGGCTCGCCCGTCCCCGAGGAGTGGGCCAAGACGGTGGCGGCGGCCAGCCGCCTCGACCTGTGGGAGCCGGCCGCCGCGCTGACCGAGGTGGCCCGCGAGGTCTTCGCCCGGGACGTGGAGCGCCGCCGCGCCCACGAGCGGGCGTTCGCACAGCTGGGAGGGGCCGGATGCTCCGACTGA
- a CDS encoding ADP-ribosylglycohydrolase family protein: MLRLTWVQPEDLVGHELRQAALDGREPSAVAARWLAAGGPPAPSAAGASPRPASRCLRLLAGDLLDELADLPSTLADDEPTDLSAVRALCPDWPASPAAPPAWDGPAFEARLEAAWLGRSAGCLLGKPVEKLPLAAIRALARAAGNWPLNDWFTARGVPAELLAAHPWNRRSAATSLAENIDGMPEDDDLNYPLLALLVLRRHGRRFGTADVARVWLDELPAGRTFTAERVAYRNLLDGLEPPLTARHRNPFREWIGALIRADVHGWTNPGDPGAAAAQAHRDAVLTHTANGVYAAMFTAAVIAAAATGEHDVHACLRTGLTVVPPRSRLAMAVRDAVRLAREHTGFDTVVDLLHAAYGATHHWVHAVPNTALLAAALTHADGDFTASVCRAVSGGWDTDSVGATAGSVAGLLAGSPRALPERWTAPLKNRLATSVGDFDGTGFDTLARLTHLEASRP, from the coding sequence ATGCTCCGACTGACCTGGGTCCAGCCCGAGGACCTCGTCGGCCACGAACTGCGCCAGGCCGCCCTGGACGGCCGTGAGCCGTCGGCGGTCGCCGCCCGCTGGCTCGCGGCGGGCGGCCCGCCGGCCCCCTCCGCCGCCGGCGCCTCCCCCCGGCCGGCCTCCCGCTGTCTGCGGCTGCTGGCCGGTGACCTGCTGGACGAACTGGCCGACCTGCCCAGCACCCTGGCGGACGACGAGCCGACCGACCTCTCCGCCGTCAGGGCCCTGTGCCCGGACTGGCCCGCCTCACCCGCCGCCCCGCCGGCCTGGGACGGGCCCGCGTTCGAGGCCCGGCTGGAGGCCGCCTGGCTGGGCAGGTCGGCCGGCTGCCTGCTGGGCAAGCCGGTGGAGAAGCTCCCCCTCGCGGCCATCCGCGCCCTCGCCCGCGCCGCCGGCAACTGGCCCTTGAACGACTGGTTCACCGCCCGGGGCGTCCCCGCGGAGCTGCTGGCCGCGCACCCCTGGAACCGGCGCTCCGCGGCCACCTCGCTCGCCGAGAACATCGACGGCATGCCCGAGGACGACGACCTCAACTACCCGCTGCTCGCGCTGCTCGTGCTGCGGCGCCACGGCCGTCGCTTCGGCACCGCCGACGTGGCCCGCGTCTGGCTCGACGAGCTGCCCGCCGGCCGCACCTTCACCGCCGAGCGCGTCGCCTACCGCAACCTCCTCGACGGCCTCGAACCCCCGCTCACCGCCCGCCACCGCAACCCGTTCCGCGAGTGGATCGGCGCCCTGATCCGCGCCGACGTCCACGGCTGGACCAACCCCGGCGACCCGGGCGCCGCCGCCGCGCAGGCGCACCGCGACGCCGTCCTCACCCACACCGCCAACGGCGTCTACGCGGCGATGTTCACCGCCGCCGTCATCGCCGCCGCGGCCACGGGTGAGCACGACGTGCACGCCTGTCTGCGCACGGGCCTCACCGTCGTCCCGCCCCGCTCCCGGCTCGCCATGGCCGTCCGTGACGCCGTACGGCTGGCCCGGGAACACACCGGCTTCGACACCGTCGTCGACCTGCTGCACGCGGCGTACGGCGCCACCCACCACTGGGTGCACGCCGTCCCCAACACGGCCCTGCTCGCCGCCGCCCTCACCCACGCCGACGGGGACTTCACCGCCTCGGTCTGCCGCGCGGTGTCCGGGGGCTGGGACACCGACTCGGTCGGTGCCACCGCCGGCAGCGTCGCCGGGCTGCTGGCCGGCTCGCCCCGCGCGCTGCCCGAACGCTGGACGGCCCCGCTGAAGAACCGCCTGGCCACCTCCGTCGGCGACTTCGACGGCACCGGCTTCGACACCCTGGCCCGTCTGACCCACCTGGAGGCGTCCCGCCCATGA
- a CDS encoding CaiB/BaiF CoA transferase family protein, which translates to MTTPPEPAAAAPAAPPLTGLRVLDLATLFAGPLAATLLGDFGAEVVKVEHPRRPDPSRGHGPSKDGIGLWWKVLGRNKRTITLDLSTPGGRTTLLRLVRTADVVIENFRPGTLEKWDLGWPELSAANPGLILARVTGFGQFGPYARRPGFGTLAEAMSGFAALTGEPDAPPTLPPFGLADSIAGLTTAYAVMTALTGRDRTGEGQVVDTALIEPILSALGPHPTWYDQLGHVQPRTGNRSQNNAPRGTYLTADGTWVAVSTSAQSIAERVMVLVGRPDLIDAPWFATGEGRARHADVLDEAVGGWIARHTRADVVAAFEKAEAAVAPVQDVRDVMADPQYQALGTITTVDDPELGPLRMQNVLFRLSGTPGAIRWAGRPHGADTEEVLTELGLTPAELAELRAEGAL; encoded by the coding sequence ATGACGACACCCCCCGAACCGGCCGCCGCCGCCCCCGCCGCTCCCCCGCTCACCGGTCTGCGCGTCCTGGACCTCGCCACCCTCTTCGCCGGCCCCCTCGCGGCGACCCTGCTCGGCGACTTCGGCGCCGAGGTCGTCAAGGTCGAGCACCCGAGGAGACCGGACCCCTCACGGGGCCACGGGCCGTCGAAGGACGGCATCGGCCTGTGGTGGAAGGTGCTCGGCCGCAACAAGCGCACCATCACCCTCGACCTGTCCACGCCAGGCGGCCGCACCACCCTGCTGCGCCTGGTGCGCACCGCCGACGTGGTCATCGAGAACTTCCGCCCCGGCACCCTGGAGAAGTGGGACCTGGGCTGGCCCGAGCTGTCCGCCGCCAACCCCGGGCTGATCCTGGCCCGGGTCACCGGCTTCGGCCAGTTCGGCCCGTACGCGCGCCGGCCGGGCTTCGGCACCCTCGCCGAGGCGATGAGCGGCTTCGCCGCGCTCACCGGCGAACCGGACGCCCCGCCCACGCTGCCGCCGTTCGGCCTGGCCGACTCGATCGCGGGGCTCACCACGGCCTACGCGGTCATGACCGCCCTCACGGGGCGCGACCGCACCGGTGAGGGGCAGGTCGTCGACACGGCCCTGATCGAGCCGATCCTCAGCGCCCTCGGCCCCCACCCCACGTGGTACGACCAGCTCGGTCACGTCCAGCCCCGCACCGGCAACCGCTCGCAGAACAACGCCCCGCGCGGCACGTACCTCACCGCCGACGGCACCTGGGTCGCCGTCTCCACCTCGGCCCAGTCGATCGCCGAGCGGGTGATGGTGCTGGTGGGCCGGCCCGACCTGATCGACGCGCCCTGGTTCGCCACCGGCGAGGGCCGGGCCCGGCACGCGGACGTCCTGGACGAGGCGGTCGGCGGCTGGATCGCCCGGCACACCCGCGCCGACGTCGTGGCCGCCTTCGAGAAGGCGGAGGCGGCCGTCGCCCCGGTCCAGGACGTACGGGACGTGATGGCGGACCCGCAGTACCAGGCGCTGGGCACGATCACCACGGTCGACGACCCGGAGCTGGGTCCGCTGCGCATGCAGAACGTGCTCTTCCGGCTCTCCGGCACCCCCGGCGCGATCCGCTGGGCGGGCCGCCCGCACGGCGCGGACACCGAGGAGGTCCTCACCGAGCTGGGTCTCACCCCGGCCGAGCTCGCGGAACTGCGCGCGGAGGGCGCCCTGTGA